The nucleotide window TACAACATGCAAACTTTGTTTTGTCAGGACAAACACTCTGTCATTTGAAGCCTGAAGTCCCAGAATTTCATTTTCTGATTCACCTAGTGTCACAACATATTGGGTGGCATGTCTAACCCCTTTTTCAGGCTGTTGGTAAACATAAACATGCCTTGTACAATCACACAATGTAGCAAAGGACATGTTTGGTGCACAAGTAGAGAACTTTCGATCTTGTTTGGCTGCTTGAACATAACCAAGTGCATTAAAAGTGCCCACGTGTGTCCAATAATCATTAGCCTCGGTTTTAGCTTGGGCCTTAGGCTGCCAGAGAAGAGCATCAACATCATGGCGTATACAGAATGCTGGAGGAAGATGGTGGTTTAGAACTGCATTGAAGATCCACTGATGAGTTGCTAGACACACCTGATAATAAAATGAGATTACCATAAATCGAAACACTGATTGAGAAGGATATTTGTTTTGGTATTTGGTGAACCTTTACCTCTATTCCCACATCTGGATGGAGAGAGCTAAAGATATGCACTAAAGTTATCAGAACAAAATGTGTAAAAGATGACTACATGCAGAAAATAGTATGATTCAGAAACTCACAACAAACAATACTTAACTTGATGACattataaaatcattaaaattccCAACAGTGTCAATATTAAGAAGCACTTAAACCTAAAGAGCAAGGATGAATCTGCTGGTCCAAGAAACCTTTGTTTTTAAGCTTCTTACCCTGTAGGCATACAGGCAAATTGCCCAAACTTTTACAAAGTAGTTGAAAAGAAATGAGGGTCATATGATACACTAACATAGGCCTACAAATGAAGTGAAAGTATTCTTAAATATGAATCTATCATATAAGCTCTTATAAAACAGGTTAAAAGAAACAGCTGTCTCTGCCATTTCGACAGCTAAAGATATCGATGGCACGATCTATATCATTGTTGACTACAGAGTTGGCATGTTCCCTTTCAATGTTAATAAGTGCAATGTTACAGACATGTTGCCCCATGGTGCTGCAGAGGTAAGTTTTCAACCTGTGCAACCCACTAAATGATTTTTCTGCAGGACATGATATCCTGGAGGGTTATGCCAAGAttgactataataattattaattcaaGACTGAAAATACCCCACACAAACTATGTAGTGCAGTGTAATACAGTGCCCAACACTAACACAATTGCAAATACGTACATGTATATCAGGATATGATCCcctttaaaaataacaagaactCATAGTGTGCTAGGCAACCACTGTCTCTTGTGAATTTAACTAGCTTTACCACGCTGActtcagtttaaaatagaaaatacttctcttggaaaaaaaacaaaacaatatgcaCACTCAtgcaaacttctttaaaaattggctttgcccaaatttctcttgcAGCCCAAAAaatctaaacaaaaatttggtttatcaaacgagttgataaagtaaAAATAGAACTGTAAACTgttaaggttgaattaccaccatgaaagatttagaaagctgaagcttcgagcattagcccttcgtcattcactctgacgaagggctaacgctcaaaacgtcagctttgtaaatctttcacggtggtaattcaacctttatcaacttgtctgataaaccaaatttttgttttgatctctcccactgacccagcaccacagtttctttagaaactagaaatccaaaaAATCTAAGTTGGCCAAGTTTTGGGGGAGGGGGCTGCAGTCCCCCTGACCCATACGCCTATGCTTTCACCacttctcattgtttttgcagaaAACCTTTCAGCCCATAACTTTAATGAAGTCATGTGCCCTaaattgcaaaatttaaaaagactACTCCACAAGATTTTATGACTGTATTGAATTAATTATCAAATCGCAAAAGAAAAATAGTTACCTTATGAGTGACTTCCCCTGTTTCAGTGTCTAGTCTAAAAATATACTTGATGTCCTCTGGCAGAGCGTCACATTCTTCAAATTGTTGGTCAGAAAACGATACACTATTTCCTCTGAGGTCACCAACCTAAAGGTATTTTGTCAGAATTAACTTCATATTTGCTTGCCAACTTAACAGATCCTTACAAGAACACATGTAATGTGAAAAAAGTCCTTTTACTACTGGCTacttgaaaaagttatttttacAAGGGAGTTGTAGATATGATGCATCTCAAACCTTTTCCCTCAAATTATGGGATGGGTGACAGAATTACATATTTTAAGGGTCAAGGTCcactttctctctctctcttgtaTATGGCAGCTCTTTACAAGCCACAATAATTGGGCATTACAGAGGTTTCTATAGATTTTGGCACAAGGGAGTAGTTCAGCATAACAGGCAGGCATTATTTTGGAAGGCCCTCCTTTCTAGgaggtctgggggcatgccccccccccccaggaaattttgaaatcctAGACTCTCGCAGACACATTATAGTTTATTTTGAGGTCTATTTTTACTTTGCTTTGTTGCTCTTAGAAGTCAACCAATTTGAAAatttggatgaaaaaaaaaaaaaaaaactgaacatcTACTCAAATTAATTCCAGAACAATGCACTATTTATCAACACAAAAAGGAGCATAACATCAAAGTTTAACCACAGAAATTTGGCTCTTTCAATGTTCTCAAGCACTGTTCAGAAGAATCGATATCCTTTgatctcttttgttttgacgcTGGAACAAAATATGCTAGTAATCACCACCTCTTGGGATCTATTAAGTATTCATCCTAAGTTCCAGTTTCCTGTCAATTTCAGCTGATGCATTGCacatttttttgctttattaacTGTTGGTTTGGGCTTTGCTTCACCTTTTGCGGTCCAAAAGGCAAGATTCATGCCAGAATGTCCTTTCTTttatctttccttttctttcctaCAACACTAGGACTTATAACAATTTTTTGCAAAATCTTTTAGCATGAATTTGTCGCTAAAATTGTTCCTAATTGACGTTAGTGTGAGGCTACAAGTGGCTACAAGCAGGTAGTCAGTTCATTACAAGCAGGTAGATCTACCCACTACCCAGCTATaatttattgaaacccctgggCAAATAGTTAGAGCGTTAAGTTTTCACTGGTTCAATTGCCACTGTTCTGGTTGCTGTGcacaagcaaaaataaaattcagctAAAATGAATTCATCCAAATTTTTATTCATAATTTCCATTTCCTACAAATTCTTTGTAACTTAATAAATTCACCATGAACTGATATGTATATGGGGTAGGTTATTTTgataaacaacaaaattaatccTGAGAACGATTGTATCAGCCATGGTCAGAGCTGCATGGAATTGAATGACTCAAACTGCAAGGCTTTGTAACAATGCAGCAATTTGCCTTTTTCACATTAAAAGTGGCAACAACAGACTCACTGGTTTGTCAGACGTAAGATGCTCCAGCCTATTGTGAATTTCTTTCACCCTCTCTGCATCTTCTCCAACCAGTTCATATGTCCCTCTTTCATCGCCTCTAACAACGCTGCTCCAGTGATGCTCTTGGGTCTGTTTCATAAGCACCACTTCCACGCTAAAGCAAATTCACAATATTATCACAAATCATTTGAGGCAGAAATGTAATCTAAATGCATCCACCTTTTTTCAGTTGGTAAGGCTAGTTAAGTTACTGTAATCTTTCATGTTCAATTGGGAGAAAACCAATTTCGTTTGACTTCACTGGTCAAAGTCTTCCACCAGCTaccagtgttctccctaagttttagctcagcaggtaaggggacaattcctgactggtattttttagaagaacttatatagttttagtaaaccttcaagaggttgcaggcagtaattattataagaactgttgcttgagccggtaaattttaccggttaccgcctgataaggagaactcTGAGCTACTGGTGCAAACTTGGCTAAAGCTCCCTAAACAATAATTAATCACATTCTTAGCAGCATTTTTAGCCAGTCCAGACAAGGATCCATTGGCAATGACCATTTCCCTAGGTAGAAATTTCGACTGAAGTGGAAATTGGACCCTCTTCCACCTAAGCTGGTATGTGGTTTAATTGGTTGACCCTAATGCTAAAACAACCTTAGAAAGAGGAAATATGGCTGAGAGAATGGGTTAAAAAACCACATGATGGTCATTTGGAGGataaaatttaacatttctaTGGACAAAAGTGCTAGTTTCAAAAGCAATGAGCAAATTTTAGTGACAAGGTCATCTTAGAAATGCCTTTTTTCTTGACCGTTTGCCTATAATAAATAGAATATCTGAAAATCCAAGAATTAATCAATTACTAAGGATTTCCAGGAGCCTCAAtcacttgtttttcttttggctAATTTATAAAGACTGCCTGAGGACAAAAGGTCAAGTCAGTGAAAGAAAATGACAATTACAAAAGTTCTAGAGTTAATGCTGACATTTATGAAGTTAAATCAAAGAACCTTTACTTGTACACAATAGTATCTAAAAGCAGCTGAAACTTCTGGAACTGTTAAggaaatattaatattataataactGCAGCATTTAGAAATTTAACAGGCATTTTTTACAAAAAAGAGTAGGGTTGAATTTGGTATTACTAAGACAGAAATCTAGTCAAAGATGAATCTGAGAAGAGAACTTTCAAACTGTAATAAAAATACAACAACCTGACAAGTGTACCATTAATGCCTCTGTTGCAGGTTATTTTTAGTACCTGCTTCCATCACATGTCCAAGTACTTTCTTTGGAGTTGACCTTTGCAAACAGTTCTCCCCTTAACAAGACATTTTGGCCCACAGAAACATTCAAAGAATCAGCTTTTATTTCACACGTTATATCAGCTTTTCTTGTGCCATCCGGAATTTGGAATTTCACAGTGACATCTTCACTATCCTGTGACCACTTGTACACTGGCATCGACAAACTGCTTGGTGCTTCATTGCCTGTCTCCGGTTTTTCCTCATAATTCCCTTGAAATGATGAGGACAGCTCCTCATTGCCTAATatagaagaaaaaataataattattactattgtagTTTGCACGAACAAGGGTTCTTTTTCATGCCAAAGCTTCCATTATCTCAAATGAAACAATGAGATTTATGGCCTTTGGCTATTTTGGTTTTTTAATCATTATACCTgtcttttcaattattttcagcCACCTAAAGAGCACCTTTTGAAGGCAAAATTGTCTGGCATTCCTGCACCATACCTATTACCCAAAATAAAAGGAACTTCTAAAATCTTTGAACAAGCATACCAGCTGCATGATTTTAAATTTCTTGCTACTCTTCGTTGTTGGTAACATGctaagaaattttcaaaataattcaacTATGTTGAAATATGTTTTGATTGACCAAagttcatttttgtttattaatcTTGTAGTTCATGTGAAAATGCTTAGATTTTTATTTAAACTGACTTCAACCTAATTTTCATTCATTCTcaattttctttgtctctttatCCTAAATATTCACCACTAGAAGTATTTAACACAGGAAATTGAGAATGAAAGTACGTTGAAATGATTTCAATTAATTTGGTTAAATGAGATTTCATTTTGGGCCTATGGTTAAAGCTAATGGTactttattaaatttttcattACCTTTAGCAAGTGAAAACGGTTTATCACTAGCAACAAGAAGTGCAGTGCAGCTAGGCTCAATAGCAGCATACATCGGTGTACTGTATCCTTTGAAATGTTGTATTACTTCACAGCTAAAGCAATCAATCCCAGAagaatttttcacttttgaaaatgtaatcAACTCTAAATGAACAAAATGAGCATCTTTGACGGAAGTGGATGCTTCATTCTCAGATATACTCAACAATAAGCAACTGATTGATCCACCATTTTTTGGGTTTTCAATGGCATGAAGAATAAGTGACGGTTCATCTAATTGATAAACAGACATGACTTTCCACAGATCACTCTGCACTGTGTCTTTTGTACGGTTGCCAGTGCAAAGCAAGAACAGCTTGCTGGACCCATCAGAGAGACAAGCCAGAGATGGTGACGGAAAGAACAACGTTGGATTTAAATGTTCTCTTTTATTCTCTGTAGATGGTATTTTGAATACAGTCTCCAAGCGTGAAATTTCCTTCTCCTGGTATTGAGTGGAATGAAAAGATACAACATTATTGCTTTCCCTTCACTATGGGCTACAACTaagaaataaaacttttttACACTCTGGATAATCTATGACAATTATTGAGCTAATGAGAAGTGTGCAATAGAACACCTCTTATTAGCTCCATTGCCATAGATTATCCAGAACTGTCTCAAACAAACTTCAGGACATGGGACACCTAAGATGTTAAGCCATGAAACCTGTGGTCGAGGGTTAGAAATGGAAATGCTGTAAGAAGAATAACTTGTACAGATCGATAAGGTTGTAATACTActtgccaaaaattttataatAAAAGTACCTTGATCTAGTTTTTCAggaatttcttcaacttgtgCTAACAAGTGAACTATATAAATCCTACCAACTGTCACCACACAGTTTTTTATTCTAACCCAAATAAAAGAGCTTGCTTTAATTGTGTTcattccttttcaatttttttggtgCACAAAACTCCTTGTTTCCTATAAAGGGTGCAATATCAAAGATGAAATTGTTCTTGGGTTAATCCTCAGTATGAGAACCTGTCAATCTCACTGATGAcaaaaaactgagaaaaaataAAGAGCCAGGAGatcattaaacaataaccaaaccccaaAGCAAACTACTGTAATGAAACAAAGAATAAGAACATCACAGTTTCTTACAGTGGGGTAAACCCTGTTTTAGTATCCTTTCTCTACTATTTCTTAGTCACAATTGAACTTTCTAAAAATTTACTCCTTGTGTTAAAGCTACAAGAATTCAATTTAGCCCAAAAACATCACCATCTTTATTCTTCCCTAAGATTGAAATGAAAGACTACTTCTTACTTCTGCTTGAGGATGGGGGGTTCTGGTTGTTTTACTTGGGGTTCCTGGGTTGGAATTCAATTCTTTAGTTTTCATtagaaggaaggaaggaagagGGAGACAATTTTTAGGCATCTGCTCATCTTACTTTGAAAGAAGCTTTTTGTAATTCGTTATTTTTATCCACATAGTACACAGCTTCAGTTTTCCCGCCGTCAATCCAGGAATCCAAAACGAGGTGATTAGTATTTCCAAATGCACGCATGTGctgaaaagaaatcaataattCGTCTTTGAGCCTCAAATCATTGACTGCAGACAATAAGGCTGTCGAACAAACATCTAGGGTATCCCCTGATAATTTATAGCCTTCAAATTTATAATTTAGAAGGCTGCGATCTGGTCGAAGAGACTCCATCTTAAAGCAACTGGGAACCAGGTCTTAATGCCGTCATCAAAAGCGAGAGTCTGGGTACAACGGAAAATTCTAACTTGCTCGACAAAAAATAAACAGGTTTAACCTGATTTTCCGTTGCCCCTCCCTAATACGTTAGAACCTCCGCATAAATTAGTCGTTAAAACATAAACCGCGCCACGATCTCCCTAAGCGACCATTCTGTAAACTAACACGTTGGAAGAAGTGGAACGGAGCGTCTCTCTCTATAGTATTCAAAATGCGTGAAATCGTTCATCTTCAGGCTGGACAGTGCGGAAACCAGATTGGTGCTAAGGTAAAGCATCCATCACTGATACAATTTTCTGATTTTTCGTTCGAAAGCGCTCACATCTTTACTTCGACTTGCAGTTTTGGGAAGTGATTTCTGATGAACATGGCATCGACCCAACTGGCACTTACCATGGAGATTCCGATCTACAGCTAGAAAGGATCAACGTTTACTACAATGAAGCGACAGGTAAGTAGCCTTAGTGGCGATCAAACTATTTGATTTTATTACTATTTGTGCCGATTGCTTCGCTTTCTGCGTGAGCgcgcattttaaattttgtcttaacttttcattttacttactgtttccaatgcaaaaataggtggaaaatatgTTCCAAGAGCTGTCCTTGTCGATTTGGAGCCTGGAACTATGGATTCAGTCCGATCAGGTCCTTTTGGACAAATCTTCAGGCCTGATAACTTTGTTTTTGGTAAGTACAAGTAGTCATGAAATCTGTGGAACGCGTATTTTTGGACTCATGCGTGCAAATGTATGTTTCTCGCAAGGTCAAAGCGGTGCTGGAAACAACTGGGCCAAAGGACACTACACAGAAGGGGCTGAACTCGTTGATTCAGTTCTTGATGTCGTTCGAAAAGAAGCTGAAGGCTGCGATTGTCTTCAAGGCTTTCAGCTCACGCACTCGTTGGGTGGTGGAACTGGCTCTGGTATGGGAACGCTTCTCATTTCCAAGATCCGAGAAGAATACCCCGACAGAATCATGAACACTTTCAGCGTTGTACCATCTCCTAAAGTATCAGACACCGTTGTGGAGCCTTACAACGCCACACTGTCCGTCCATCAGTTAGTTGAAAACACGGATGAAACATACTGCATTGATAATGAAGCTCTGTATGACATCTGCTTCAGAACTCTAAAGCTGACCACACCAACCTATGGCGACTTGAATCATCTTGTTTCGGCTACAATGAGCGGTGTGACCACTTGCCTTCGCTTCCCTGGACAGGTAATGtggaaatttatttatttcgaAAAATGTTAGTCCATGAACATTGTGTCAAGTAGGATTTTGTGGCTTGGCGAAGCGGTTGCAACCGTGCTGGTATTTATCGATTTTGgagatttcattttgaaaatgtctgaAAGTAGAAGATGGTAAATGTCCCATGGCCACAGGTACAACACACTTTTAGATCACTATGTTCTGGAAAGTAGGAATAAATCTTTAAGGGCGATAATGTATCTTTTAAATTTCTAATTGCGATGTCTTTTCCGTCTAATCAAACGAACACCATTTCGCTTTTCATCGATGCGCAAACATTTCGCAATCTTATAGCAACTGCACTTGAAGAAGTAGCAAAACTGATCGACAGGATCGTTGGTTTAGATTTCTGATGAAGTAGTTGTATTTAATTGTAAACAAACAGCACACAAGAGCCACAATACCACACGCCCAGACGAGCAGCTGCTTTGTTAGTTGAGATTTATTCGTCTCCTTATTTTTCCGTGACGACGTCTGCAGGAGTTTGCAACATTACTGAAATGTTCTAGTTTTGTCAATCTCCGACAGAAAATTCGAGAAGTGTTTCTTTTTCGGTCCCCTGGCAACAGACTTTGCAACAGATCGTAATGTAGTTTTTGCCTTCATTTATTTTTAGGACATAGGCGGCCAGCCTCTTGGTGACGCGTAATTCACTattaaaaatataacttttaaattatttatcACTTGCGTCAAGTTAGGTAAATGGAACCAAAGCTCTCTTTGGTTTCCTTGAAAGGCAACGGGGATAGATACTTCAAAATTTTTGACAGCTTGTGAGATCAttctaaagttatttttttctacaaacACCAGTAATTGGCTGATTGTTCGTGGTTTACTTCCGGAAAATAAATGTTTACGTAGGAAAGCCTTTTGGATGCATGTTTTTAGAATACAGATTACATTGTCATAGCATCAGTTTGTCACTTGAACCAATTTAAAGGCAAGCTTAAGGTAACATCCCTTCCCCCCGTggtaattattgtaatgatttgCATTTACATTAACCTTAGGCATTGAAAATAGTACAGTTTGTAATTGTCTGACAACTTTTGAATTGATCGATCAGCTGGCTTAAAAGAAGTTTATGAAACAGCCCAATAAACAGTGGCGTGTCATCGTTTGAAAGCTAACCATCAATTAATGACAACTCGCAAGTGATGCACATAAGAGAGGGGTTCTCTTTAAACAAAGTCAATTATTCATGATCTCATGTGTGAATAGGTTCCTCAGGTTGTGGATAAAAGGGTGTTTTGATGTTGCCATTTCTTCttactttctttttgttttcattcactGTTGGCATTATGATGATTCCTTATTGTTATGAAAAGGAATTCCGAATAATCTCGGTTCAAAAATTGCATCCAATGCAGTCACAGAAATGACaaactttttcaattttgtatttgaaaaattCATGTCTATTCCATGATTGGGACAAGTTTACTTAGTAAAATATGGATCACACTTTTTCCTGACGCCTTATTTAAAATTTGCAACTAACATTTTTGTTCTGTGACTGGAAAACCTCTGGTCTCGCAACTGCTAGTTTTCTAAATTTCCAGCCCTGAATCTATTAGTGAGTGAAAACTTTGTGtgaaatttctttcattttaagttattgtgaatattttctttttatagtTAAATGCAGATCTGAGGAAACTTGCAGTCAACATGGTTCCATTCCCTCGTCTCCACTTCTTCATGCCAGGATTTGCACCACTCACCAGCAGAGGATCCCAGCAATACCGTGCTCTCACAGTTCCAGAACTTACCCAGCAAATGTTTGATGCCAAGAACATGATGGCTGCATGTGATCCAAGGCATGGCCGTTACCTGACTGTTGCTGCCATGTTCCGTGGCCGTATGTCCATGAAAGAGGTTGATGAACAGATGCTTAATGTGCAAAACAAGAACAGCTCTTACTTTGTGGAATGGATCCCCAACAATGTGAAAACTGCTGTTTGTGACATTCCACCCCGTGGTCTCAAGATGTCTTCCACTTTCATTGGCAACAGCACTGCAATCCAAGAACTGTTCAAGCGTATCAGTGAGCAGTTTACTGCTATGTTCAGGCGTAAGGCCTTCTTGCATTGGTACACTGGTGAGGGAATGGACGAGATGGAGTTCACTGAGGTAAGTTTCTAGCCTTGGTCTTGAGAACCTTCAACCATAcacttttaacatgtttttttgattGGAAATGAAGTAAAGAAGGTAACAGAGCAAAGTGTTTGCCTTTTAAGGGGGTCATGGATCATCAACTCTGGAGGCAGAGTGCTGGTAGAGATTCTGAAAGGGTCTCAGAGCATCTTCAAAGCTAATCCCTTGATAATCCTGGTCACATCATTACCAAtgtgttgttgctgttttcttttcttttgttttacattAGCCTGGTTCTAGTATGCCCTTTTATTAAGTCATATAGGGTCAAAGCTCACATCTTCATTATGTTTTTAGGCTGAATCCAACATGAATGATCTTGTGTCTGAGTACCAGCAATACCAAGATGCAACAGCTGAAGAGGAAGGAGAGTTtgacgaggaggaagaagaggaaggcGAAGCTGCATAAGTGGCATGTTTTTAAAAGAAGTCATCGCACCTAACACCAATTTGTTTTGtcccagtctttttttttttcgcatcaTTGAACTGTGAACTACATATAAGTCTTATAAGTGGCTGAGTTTTTATTCTTATGAAAACAAGCTGTGATCTAGTTTCAGTGGATAATTTTAACATTGTTTCAAGTTGTCAGTGTGTCCTTTTGTAGCTCTGGCTTTGTGTTTAAACTACAATCACATTGAATTAAATGCAAAAGTCCTGCCAACTGTCTCTGAGTGGTTTGAAAGTAATCGAAATGATTTCAAGAGATCGTAGTTGCTTCCAAGTATGTGCAAGAAATTCTCCAAATAGGTGACACCCCGTCACCAAATTTCTCCATCCCTTGGGATCAACCAGGGAGTGATCACAGATCCCTtttggaaaaaatatatatgtatatatctcCCATTAGAAAAGCAAAGGATAAAGTTTAGAGGATCATTCTTGTAATGATGTTAATTTTCAACCTGAAAATGACCTGTTTTCTTGCGGAAAAATTATCTTCATTTTGAGGGTGAAGTTTCGTTCATTTCGTGCTCCTGATAGTTGACCCTTCTGTTTCAGGAGAGTTCCTGCTGCGTTTATTTCATCATGACCAGTACAAAGTACAGTCCTTGATATTAGTTGGCAGCAGGACTTAAACTGTTGTCGGTTGTCACTGGTATTTTTTCATCCAGAAGGAGAAGTTGCTGTCTCTAGTCAACCTTTAAGGCttgatgaaaaaatttttgTCCTTATCAATTGCCTTACCCATTACTCTGCATGTCATCCTCATCTCCTCACTTTTGATTTACAGCTCACAATACTAAGAGTTTAATTGAAGTGAGACTTACCACTCTTCCTCGACTAACGGCGCAGTTTATGTGTCACTTGCAGGGAAGAGTTGACAAGTTGCaataaaagcatgtaaaagCGTTTTCGAATACTACTTATCTAATTCCACCTTTGAGATCGAAAACCACCTAGGATATCCTGTGAAGATTTACCGCAAAAATGTAATACTTTTAATTGAAATCTCACCGGAAATCTTTTAATAAAGAGTCCTGCATTATATTGATCTTGAAAAGCTGGACTAATACCAAGAGTTGTAACCTTTGTGAACTAAAATGATCATGTGTCTATTTAAATGCCATTTAAACTGAACATTTTTGAGACGATCAAATGTTAAAACTAACCATTCTGTTTATAACGAATAAATAGAAACGGCTGTGATTTACATACGAAACTTCAGCTTGATAATTTCAATTACGTTTACTAGCAATGCGTATCGCTGTTTGTGTCTCATTtcctttgaaagaaagaaagatgtTATGGTATTTTCAGTCCAAAGGACAAGCATTGGAGAGGGGAGGGGAAGGAGTAATGTGCCTCCAATGAGGGATGTGGACACACCCTTGAGTTGCCATGTGTTATATCGCAGAATTCAGATCCATGGAAAGCGGAAATGGCAGTCACGAAAGTACACTAGGTGGTAGCAAATGAAAATGCTCATTTAACTATTTTCATTTACACAGGATGTTTATAGATAATTCCTTTCTGGTAAAATCTTTCATTTGTCCCTTTGTTGTTCAGTAAACATTAGTCTCACATATTAGCATGAAACTATTGAAGGACACATCATATGGTCCATTGGAATACAATTAGCTGTGTGACCCGAAGTATTGTTCATTGACAAAGGTTTCCAGGTGTCGTATCCTACACATGGCAAAATATTGCACACTAGGGAAATGACGTCATCCTATATTGCCTTTTTAAGAAGCAAGCCCATTGTTCCCACCAAATCGGTGCATATATTATTGGTTCGGTACTCTACGCGGCATATATGCAACAAGCACTCCTAGAACATCGAAGACGAAGCAATTGAACCATACTCCGTTCGCTGACTAATTTCTTAAAATGCGTGAAATCGTTCATCTTCAGGCTGGGCAGTGCGGAAACCAGATAGGTGCTAAGGTATAAGGCAAATCGAGGTAAAAACATTATTTGATTTTTTCTGTTTCGAAAACGTATCATTTTTGCTATCTTTGACTTTCAGTTCTGGGAGGTTATTTCAGATGAGCACGGAATCGATCCCACTGGAACTTACCATGGAGATTCCGATCTTCAACTTGAAAGGATCAACGTTTATTATAATGAAGCGACAG belongs to Acropora muricata isolate sample 2 chromosome 9, ASM3666990v1, whole genome shotgun sequence and includes:
- the LOC136927476 gene encoding nudC domain-containing protein 1-like; this encodes MESLRPDRSLLNYKFEGYKLSGDTLDVCSTALLSAVNDLRLKDELLISFQHMRAFGNTNHLVLDSWIDGGKTEAVYYVDKNNELQKASFKEKEISRLETVFKIPSTENKREHLNPTLFFPSPSLACLSDGSSKLFLLCTGNRTKDTVQSDLWKVMSVYQLDEPSLILHAIENPKNGGSISCLLLSISENEASTSVKDAHFVHLELITFSKVKNSSGIDCFSCEVIQHFKGYSTPMYAAIEPSCTALLVASDKPFSLAKGNEELSSSFQGNYEEKPETGNEAPSSLSMPVYKWSQDSEDVTVKFQIPDGTRKADITCEIKADSLNVSVGQNVLLRGELFAKVNSKESTWTCDGSSVEVVLMKQTQEHHWSSVVRGDERGTYELVGEDAERVKEIHNRLEHLTSDKPVGDLRGNSVSFSDQQFEECDALPEDIKYIFRLDTETGEVTHKVCLATHQWIFNAVLNHHLPPAFCIRHDVDALLWQPKAQAKTEANDYWTHVGTFNALGYVQAAKQDRKFSTCAPNMSFATLCDCTRHVYVYQQPEKGVRHATQYVVTLGESENEILGLQASNDRVFVLTKQSLHVVNMK
- the LOC136927478 gene encoding tubulin beta-4B chain-like is translated as MREIVHLQAGQCGNQIGAKFWEVISDEHGIDPTGTYHGDSDLQLERINVYYNEATGGKYVPRAVLVDLEPGTMDSVRSGPFGQIFRPDNFVFGQSGAGNNWAKGHYTEGAELVDSVLDVVRKEAEGCDCLQGFQLTHSLGGGTGSGMGTLLISKIREEYPDRIMNTFSVVPSPKVSDTVVEPYNATLSVHQLVENTDETYCIDNEALYDICFRTLKLTTPTYGDLNHLVSATMSGVTTCLRFPGQLNADLRKLAVNMVPFPRLHFFMPGFAPLTSRGSQQYRALTVPELTQQMFDAKNMMAACDPRHGRYLTVAAMFRGRMSMKEVDEQMLNVQNKNSSYFVEWIPNNVKTAVCDIPPRGLKMSSTFIGNSTAIQELFKRISEQFTAMFRRKAFLHWYTGEGMDEMEFTEAESNMNDLVSEYQQYQDATAEEEGEFDEEEEEEGEAA